In Triticum urartu cultivar G1812 chromosome 6, Tu2.1, whole genome shotgun sequence, the following proteins share a genomic window:
- the LOC125515069 gene encoding premnaspirodiene oxygenase-like: MADLLYQSIILSVVAVVLLQVLKLRVRPRARTPPGPWRLPVIGSMHHLLNVLPHRALRDLAAVHGPLMMLQLGQTPLVVVSSREMAREVLRTHDASFATRPKLLVGEVVLYSYTDILFSPSGTYWRKLRQLCAAEIFSPSRVLSFRHIREQEVKNQVEDIHGVGPSTPVDATAIFSGLAISIISRASFGNKQRNAREFLSAVKTGVTLASGFKIPDLFPAWRSVLARATGMRRALEDVHGTIDSSLDEVIAERKCVRQDKARSGGAPAAVEENLVDVLIGLQEKGGPLHRLSTNSIKGVIVDMFVAGTGTISSSLDWGMAELMRSPRVMGKLQRELREAFPGRTAISERDIDAGSLPYLKLVIKENLRLHPPAPLLVPRESIHACELGGYVIPAGSRVIVNAWAIGRDPRYWGDDAEEFKPERFADSSVDFTGSSYEFLPFGAGRRMCPGVSYSLPFLQMALVQLCYHFDWSLPEGVAVVDMTEADGLGLRRKSPLRLCATPFVPESAC, from the exons ATGGCCGATCTCCTGTACCAGTCCATCATACTCTCCGTCGTCGCGGTGGTGCTACTCCAGGTCCTCAAGCTCCGCGTCCGGCCGAGGGCGAGGACGCCGCCGGGCCCGTGGAGGCTGCCGGTCATCGGCAGCATGCACCACCTCCTGAACGTGCTCCCGCACCGCGCCCTCAGGGACCTGGCGGCTGTGCACGGCCCGCTCATGATGCTCCAGCTCGGGCAGACCCCTCTGGTGGTGGTGTCGTCGCGGGAGATGGCCCGCGAGGTGCTCAGGACGCACGACGCCAGCTTCGCCACCCGCCCCAAGCTCCTCGTCGGCGAGGTCGTCCTCTACAGCTACACCGACATCCTCTTCTCGCCCTCCGGCACCTACTGGCGCAAGCTCCGGCAGCTCTGCGCCGCCGAGATATTCAGCCCGAGCCGCGTCCTCTCCTTCCGCCACATCAGGGAGCAGGAG GTGAAGAATCAGGTAGAAGACATCCATGGGGTCGGGCCATCGACGCCGGTGGACGCCACCGCGATTTTCTCCGGCCTAGCAATCAGCATCATCTCCCGCGCGTCCTTCGGGAACAAGCAGAGGAACGCACGGGAGTTCCTGTCGGCGGTCAAGACCGGGGTCACGCTCGCCAGCGGCTTCAAGATCCCCGACCTCTTCCCGGCATGGCGGTCCGTGCTCGCCAGGGCGACCGGCATGCGCCGCGCCTTGGAGGACGTCCACGGGACGATCGACTCAAGCCTGGACGAGGTCATAGCAGAGAGGAAATGCGTCCGGCAGGACAAGGCCAGGTCCGGCGGCGCGCCGGCCGCCGTCGAGGAGAACCTCGTCGACGTTCTCATCGGCCTGCAGGAGAAAGGCGGGCCGCTGCACCGCCTGAGCACCAACAGCATCAAGGGCGTCATAGTCGACATGTTCGTGGCCGGGACCGGCACGATATCGTCGTCGCTAGACTGGGGCATGGCGGAGCTGATGCGGAGCCCGAGGGTGATGGGCAAGCTACAGCGCGAGCTCCGAGAGGCTTTTCCCGGCAGGACGGCCATCAGCGAGCGCGACATCGATGCAGGCAGCCTCCCCTACCTGAAGCTCGTCATCAAAGAGAACCTCCGGCTGCACccgccggcgccgctcctggtcCCCCGGGAGAGCATCCACGCATGCGAGCTCGGCGGGTACGTGATTCCGGCGGGCTCGCGCGTCATCGTGAACGCGTGGGCCATCGGGAGGGATCCGAGGTACTGGGGGGACGACGCCGAGGAGTTCAAGCCCGAGCGTTTTGCGGACAGCTCCGTCGATTTCACGGGGAGCAGCTACGAGTTCCTGCCGTTCGGGGCTGGCCGGAGGATGTGCCCCGGCGTCTCGTACAGCCTCCCCTTCCTGCAGATGGCGCTCGTGCAGCTCTGCTACCACTTTGACTGGTCTCTGCCGGAGGGCGTCGCCGTGGTGGACATGACGGAGGCGGATGGCCTCGGCCTACGCCGTAAGTCGCCGTTGCGGCTCTGTGCCACACCATTCGTCCCCGAGTCTGCGTGTTAA